The following proteins come from a genomic window of Gynuella sunshinyii YC6258:
- a CDS encoding amino acid aminotransferase, translating to MFESISLAPADPILGLTDAFKSDSREKKVNLGVGVFKDEEGNTPILNSVKEAEKLMLETEKTKGYLSISGIEEYGRHVQQLLFGDSDIVSSGRAVTAQAPGGTGALRVGADFLVKQGGACKVWISNPTWANHNAIFTAAGFEVAQYRYYNSETRSLDFDGMLEDLQQVAAGDVVLLHGCCHNPTGIDPSIEQWRQLAGVAVQKGWLPFFDFAYQGFARGVEEDAGGLRAFAEQVDELVISSSFSKNFGLYNERVGAVTLVAKEAQAATNAFSQIKVIIRSNYSNPPAHGALVVTTVLSNPALKSQWVGEVAMMRNRIREMRELFVAKLSEKGVQRDFSFINQQNGMFSFSGLSKEQVESLKKDFGIYMVGSGRINVAGMTKSNLDYLCESIASVL from the coding sequence ATGTTTGAATCGATTTCATTGGCACCGGCTGATCCTATTCTTGGTCTTACTGATGCATTCAAGAGCGACTCCCGGGAGAAGAAGGTTAACCTTGGAGTTGGTGTATTTAAAGATGAAGAAGGTAATACGCCTATTTTGAATTCGGTGAAAGAGGCAGAAAAATTGATGCTGGAGACTGAGAAAACCAAAGGTTATCTCAGTATTTCTGGTATTGAAGAATATGGTCGGCATGTACAACAGTTGCTGTTTGGGGATTCTGATATTGTGTCTTCTGGACGTGCTGTTACTGCACAGGCTCCAGGCGGTACTGGTGCTTTGAGGGTTGGTGCCGATTTCCTGGTAAAGCAGGGGGGAGCCTGTAAGGTTTGGATCAGTAACCCGACCTGGGCGAATCATAATGCTATTTTTACGGCCGCTGGCTTTGAAGTTGCCCAGTATCGTTATTATAACAGTGAAACCCGGTCGCTGGATTTTGACGGTATGCTTGAAGATCTGCAGCAGGTAGCTGCGGGTGACGTTGTGTTGCTTCATGGTTGCTGTCATAACCCTACTGGGATTGATCCTTCGATAGAGCAGTGGCGCCAACTTGCCGGGGTTGCGGTGCAGAAAGGGTGGTTGCCATTCTTTGATTTTGCTTATCAGGGATTTGCCCGAGGTGTGGAAGAAGATGCTGGTGGGTTGAGAGCGTTTGCTGAGCAGGTCGATGAACTTGTTATCTCCAGTTCCTTTTCTAAAAACTTCGGTTTGTATAACGAGCGAGTAGGTGCGGTAACATTAGTTGCAAAAGAAGCGCAGGCGGCTACGAATGCCTTTTCGCAAATAAAAGTCATTATCCGGTCAAATTACTCAAATCCGCCGGCACATGGGGCCTTGGTGGTGACTACAGTGCTGAGTAACCCTGCGCTGAAGTCGCAATGGGTTGGAGAAGTTGCCATGATGCGTAACCGTATCAGAGAAATGCGAGAGCTTTTTGTGGCAAAGCTGTCTGAGAAAGGTGTTCAGCGGGATTTTAGTTTTATCAATCAGCAAAATGGCATGTTCTCGTTTTCGGGGCTTTCAAAAGAGCAGGTGGAATCGCTTAAAAAAGATTTTGGAATCTATATGGTTGGTTCTGGACGAATAAATGTTGCAGGTATGACTAAAAGTAACCTTGATTACTTGTGTGAGTCCATTGCTTCTGTACTGTAA
- the uvrB gene encoding excinuclease ABC subunit UvrB produces the protein MSERKFVVHSKYEPSGDQPQAISRLVAGIESGLKAQTLLGVTGSGKTFTMAKVVEAVQRPTIVLAHNKTLAAQLYGEFKDFFPSNAVEYFVSYYDYYQPEAYVPSSDTFIDKDASINDHIEQMRLSATKALLDREDVLIVATVSAIYGLGDPESYSKMRLHVSRGEIIDQRNILRGLAELQYKRNDADFQRGTYRVKGDVIDIFPAESEFEALRIQLFDEEVEELSLFDPLTGQIIAKVPRYTVYPKTLYVTPRDTVLGAIDTIEAELKGRLEQLRSGNKLVEAQRLEQRTRYDIEMLRELGYCQGIENYSRHLTGMAPGLPPPTLYDYLPANALMFIDESHVTIPQVGGMYKGDRSRKETLVEYGFRLPSALDNRPLKFEEWEARSPQAVYVSATPGSYEKDHGQAVVEQVVRPTGLVDPIVEIRPQSTQVDDLLHEARDRVQKGERVLVTTLTKRMAEDLTDYMAENGIKVRYLHSDIDTVERVEIIRDLRLGAFDVLVGINLLREGLDIPEVSLVAILDADKEGFLRSDRSLIQTIGRAARNEHGRAILYADRITDSMKRALDETERRREKQLQHNILHGITPRGVKKSVIDIMEGAVIPGKGSSKGQAGGRSRSDLKKVAEREAQYLAEEILSTEDIVKRIRGLEDQMHQAAKSLEFEKAAELRDEMVRLKGKLVQ, from the coding sequence ATGTCAGAACGAAAGTTCGTCGTACATTCCAAGTATGAGCCGAGCGGAGACCAGCCCCAAGCCATCAGTCGGTTAGTCGCAGGCATAGAGTCCGGCCTTAAGGCTCAGACGTTGTTGGGAGTAACCGGATCTGGTAAGACATTTACCATGGCGAAAGTGGTTGAGGCTGTCCAGCGGCCGACAATTGTACTTGCCCACAATAAGACCTTAGCTGCTCAATTGTATGGTGAGTTCAAGGACTTCTTTCCCAGCAATGCAGTTGAGTATTTCGTATCTTATTATGATTACTATCAACCTGAAGCATATGTTCCTTCTTCTGATACCTTCATAGATAAAGACGCATCCATTAATGATCATATCGAACAGATGCGTTTATCGGCCACAAAAGCACTGCTGGACAGAGAAGATGTGCTGATAGTTGCGACAGTATCCGCCATTTATGGATTAGGGGATCCCGAGTCTTATTCCAAAATGCGGTTGCATGTTTCTCGAGGTGAGATTATTGACCAGCGAAATATACTCCGAGGACTTGCTGAGCTTCAATACAAACGAAATGACGCTGATTTTCAGCGGGGAACATATCGAGTTAAAGGGGATGTAATTGACATCTTTCCGGCTGAGTCTGAGTTTGAAGCCTTGAGAATTCAGTTGTTTGATGAAGAGGTTGAAGAGCTGTCGCTTTTCGATCCTTTGACTGGTCAGATTATCGCGAAAGTTCCTAGATATACTGTCTACCCAAAGACACTCTATGTAACTCCCCGTGATACGGTGCTTGGTGCCATAGATACCATAGAAGCGGAGTTGAAGGGGCGTCTGGAACAGTTGCGTAGTGGCAATAAATTGGTAGAGGCACAAAGGCTTGAGCAAAGAACCCGATATGATATTGAAATGCTCAGGGAGTTGGGTTATTGCCAGGGAATTGAAAACTACTCCAGGCATCTTACGGGAATGGCACCGGGCTTGCCACCGCCTACGCTTTATGACTACCTACCTGCAAATGCGCTTATGTTTATTGATGAGTCCCATGTGACTATTCCTCAAGTTGGTGGAATGTATAAAGGAGACCGCTCTCGAAAGGAAACCCTTGTGGAGTACGGTTTTCGGCTACCATCTGCACTCGATAACCGGCCTTTGAAGTTTGAAGAATGGGAAGCCCGTTCCCCTCAGGCTGTTTATGTATCCGCTACCCCGGGATCTTATGAGAAAGACCATGGTCAGGCGGTGGTGGAGCAAGTCGTTCGACCGACTGGATTGGTTGACCCGATTGTGGAAATCAGGCCGCAATCTACTCAGGTTGATGATTTGTTGCATGAGGCCCGGGATCGGGTTCAAAAAGGTGAGAGAGTGCTGGTGACCACTTTAACAAAAAGGATGGCAGAAGACCTGACTGATTATATGGCAGAAAACGGCATCAAAGTTCGTTATCTGCACTCCGATATAGATACCGTTGAGCGAGTTGAAATCATCCGAGATCTTCGATTGGGTGCATTTGATGTGTTGGTCGGCATTAATCTGTTGCGCGAAGGGCTGGATATTCCTGAGGTATCACTGGTTGCCATTCTGGATGCAGATAAAGAAGGTTTCTTGCGCTCCGATCGCAGTCTTATTCAGACTATTGGGCGGGCCGCACGTAATGAGCACGGACGGGCTATTTTGTACGCAGATAGAATAACTGATTCCATGAAACGTGCGCTTGATGAAACGGAGCGGAGAAGGGAGAAGCAGTTACAGCACAATATTTTGCATGGCATTACGCCGCGAGGTGTTAAGAAATCCGTGATAGATATTATGGAGGGAGCTGTTATCCCAGGTAAAGGCTCATCCAAGGGGCAGGCTGGTGGACGTAGTCGGTCTGATTTGAAGAAGGTTGCGGAGAGAGAAGCTCAGTATTTGGCCGAAGAAATTTTGTCAACAGAGGATATTGTTAAGCGCATCCGAGGTTTAGAGGATCAGATGCATCAGGCGGCTAAATCGTTGGAATTTGAGAAGGCTGCGGAATTGAGAGATGAAATGGTTCGGCTAAAAGGAAAATTAGTACAGTGA
- a CDS encoding mannose-1-phosphate guanylyltransferase/mannose-6-phosphate isomerase translates to MILPVIMAGGSGTRLWPLSRQLFPKQFNNLAGEYTMLQETAMRLSGLDIEKPLTICNEEHRFIVAEQLRDIDRLGQIILEPEGRNTAPAIALAALAAVSRDKDSVLLVLAADHVIKDVQAFHGAVKSAAALALEGDLITFGIVPTEAHTGYGYIRRGQAKADGFKVEQFVEKPNVQTAEEYIKSGEYLWNSGMFMFKAEQYLDELKAHRPDIFQACAEAVQHTSVDLDFVRVDADAFRKCPDESVDYAVMENTGRAMVIPMDAGWSDVGSWSSLWEINEKDDAGNVFHGDVVNLDSHNCLVQGEDRLVATLGLDDIVIVDTKDALLVAAKNRVQEVKDVVAKIKAEGRSHYHSHREVYRPWGKYDSIDSGARYQVKRITVKPGCKLSVQMHHHRAEHWIVVSGTAKVTNGDKTFLVTENQSTYIPVGEVHALENPGSIPLELIEVQSGSYLGEDDIVRFEDRYGRT, encoded by the coding sequence ATGATATTACCTGTCATTATGGCTGGAGGTTCTGGTACCCGTCTTTGGCCGTTATCTCGGCAACTGTTCCCCAAGCAATTTAATAATCTTGCTGGTGAATATACGATGCTTCAGGAAACTGCAATGCGGTTATCCGGGTTGGATATTGAAAAACCGTTGACGATTTGTAATGAGGAACATCGTTTTATTGTTGCAGAGCAGTTAAGGGATATTGATCGTCTTGGTCAGATTATTTTGGAACCGGAAGGGCGAAATACGGCGCCGGCAATTGCATTGGCAGCTTTGGCGGCTGTTAGTCGCGATAAAGACTCTGTATTGCTGGTTCTTGCTGCTGATCATGTTATTAAAGATGTGCAGGCTTTCCATGGGGCTGTTAAAAGTGCAGCGGCGCTGGCGCTGGAAGGGGATCTGATTACGTTTGGGATTGTACCCACTGAAGCGCATACCGGTTACGGCTATATACGTCGTGGGCAGGCTAAGGCGGATGGCTTTAAAGTTGAACAGTTCGTTGAAAAACCAAATGTACAAACGGCCGAAGAGTATATTAAAAGTGGGGAGTATCTTTGGAATAGCGGTATGTTCATGTTTAAAGCCGAACAATATCTTGATGAGCTCAAAGCCCATCGCCCGGATATATTCCAGGCCTGTGCTGAAGCTGTTCAACATACTAGCGTAGATCTTGATTTTGTTCGGGTTGATGCTGATGCTTTTAGAAAATGCCCTGATGAGTCTGTTGATTATGCAGTGATGGAAAATACTGGCAGAGCCATGGTGATTCCGATGGATGCTGGCTGGAGTGATGTAGGCAGTTGGTCATCGTTGTGGGAAATCAATGAAAAAGACGACGCGGGTAATGTTTTTCATGGAGATGTAGTAAACTTGGATAGCCATAACTGTCTGGTTCAAGGTGAGGATAGGCTGGTTGCTACGCTCGGACTCGATGATATCGTTATTGTTGATACTAAAGATGCGCTCCTGGTCGCAGCAAAGAACCGTGTTCAGGAAGTGAAAGATGTAGTGGCCAAGATCAAAGCAGAGGGCCGTTCTCACTATCATTCTCATCGCGAAGTTTATCGTCCCTGGGGGAAATATGACTCCATCGATTCTGGTGCGCGTTATCAGGTTAAACGTATTACGGTAAAACCTGGCTGTAAACTAAGTGTACAAATGCATCATCATCGCGCTGAGCATTGGATTGTGGTCTCTGGTACTGCCAAAGTAACGAATGGTGATAAAACATTTTTGGTAACAGAAAACCAGTCAACTTATATCCCCGTTGGGGAAGTGCATGCGTTGGAAAATCCAGGCTCTATTCCTTTAGAGTTGATTGAGGTTCAGTCTGGATCATATTTGGGTGAAGATGATATTGTTCGATTTGAGGATCGTTACGGTCGAACCTGA
- a CDS encoding DUF2288 domain-containing protein — translation MPFGLLFEKRVVRLTENEPTMYDVDVDMLNREAAKILWRELQVFFASGKTIYVSTDLDLLEVAVAIKRDEADKVRHWQSEGMVGAVTDEQALKWYQANSIVWSVVIKPFVLVQDKA, via the coding sequence ATGCCGTTCGGTTTGCTATTTGAAAAGAGGGTGGTCAGATTGACAGAAAACGAACCAACTATGTATGACGTGGATGTTGATATGTTGAATAGGGAGGCTGCGAAGATTTTATGGCGAGAGCTGCAGGTGTTTTTCGCGTCTGGTAAAACAATCTACGTCAGTACGGACCTGGATTTGTTGGAAGTGGCTGTTGCTATAAAACGGGATGAAGCAGATAAAGTCCGTCACTGGCAGTCAGAGGGGATGGTTGGAGCAGTAACAGATGAACAGGCTCTAAAATGGTATCAAGCTAATAGCATAGTATGGTCCGTGGTTATAAAGCCATTCGTATTGGTCCAGGACAAAGCATGA
- a CDS encoding YqgE/AlgH family protein codes for MTQLNLSHYFLLAMPDMQDPYFARSVVYILEHDSNGAFGLIINKPVATKISEVVEQLDISVPEDWQDRPVLYGGPVSTEQGFVLFETEENDGQISGSNKVAITTSIDALNTIMHIDNQQFLLCMGYAGWGPGQLERELQENGWLTVEADLKILFMTPTDNKYNQALKKLGIDPAMMSNTGGRV; via the coding sequence ATGACACAGCTCAACCTAAGCCACTACTTCCTCTTGGCAATGCCAGATATGCAGGATCCCTACTTCGCCCGTTCCGTTGTCTACATCCTGGAGCACGACAGCAATGGCGCCTTCGGACTGATCATCAACAAACCGGTTGCTACCAAAATCTCAGAAGTTGTGGAACAACTGGACATTTCTGTCCCGGAAGATTGGCAAGACCGCCCTGTACTTTATGGTGGCCCTGTTTCTACGGAGCAAGGATTCGTCTTATTCGAGACTGAAGAAAATGATGGTCAAATATCAGGCTCCAACAAAGTGGCCATCACCACATCCATTGATGCACTCAACACGATCATGCATATTGATAATCAACAATTTTTACTGTGCATGGGCTATGCCGGATGGGGTCCGGGACAACTGGAGCGCGAATTACAGGAAAATGGATGGCTGACAGTGGAGGCTGATCTAAAAATTCTTTTTATGACTCCCACCGACAATAAGTACAATCAAGCACTAAAGAAACTTGGAATAGATCCAGCTATGATGTCAAACACAGGCGGCAGGGTTTAA
- a CDS encoding S-methyl-5'-thioinosine phosphorylase gives MPKTLAIIGGSGLTQLEELTISSAHDIQTPYGHPSAPVLEGTFKNRRVLFLARHGHPHKIPPHKVNYRANMWALQNLYATDVIAVNAVGGITKEMATRQLVVPDQIIDYTADRAHTFFDGDNGGVTHVDFSFPYSESLRGLLIQSGEEKGLGIVGHGVYGCTQGPRLETAAEIVRMEKDGCDIVGMTGMPEAILARELKLNYACLSLVVNPAAGKSQSVITIKQIEEALEQGMNDAISLLSQFVGSFYAA, from the coding sequence ATGCCAAAAACGCTAGCTATCATCGGTGGGTCTGGTTTGACCCAATTAGAGGAGCTGACAATTTCGAGTGCTCATGATATCCAGACACCTTATGGGCATCCTTCTGCTCCTGTATTAGAAGGTACATTTAAGAATCGCCGGGTGTTGTTTTTGGCCAGACATGGACATCCCCATAAGATACCTCCACACAAAGTCAATTACCGGGCGAATATGTGGGCGTTGCAGAATCTTTATGCAACTGATGTTATTGCTGTCAATGCTGTCGGGGGAATTACGAAAGAAATGGCTACCCGGCAATTGGTTGTGCCTGACCAGATTATCGACTATACGGCTGACCGTGCTCATACATTCTTCGATGGAGATAATGGGGGTGTGACTCACGTCGATTTTTCTTTTCCATATTCTGAAAGCCTGAGGGGGCTGCTAATTCAGAGTGGTGAAGAGAAAGGATTGGGCATTGTTGGGCATGGAGTATACGGTTGTACTCAGGGGCCCCGGCTGGAAACAGCGGCAGAGATAGTGCGAATGGAAAAAGATGGTTGCGATATTGTAGGGATGACTGGTATGCCAGAGGCAATTTTGGCTCGGGAATTAAAGCTAAATTATGCCTGTTTATCTCTAGTGGTTAATCCGGCTGCAGGAAAAAGCCAATCCGTTATTACCATCAAGCAGATTGAAGAGGCACTAGAGCAGGGGATGAATGATGCTATTTCGCTGTTAAGTCAGTTTGTTGGTAGCTTTTACGCCGCTTGA
- a CDS encoding CsiV family protein, with the protein MKRLIFSTGLCLLSLHSLATEPRWYEVSLLIFSNNIASEQNPETWPTYPLLDIPENAIQIVDPADDNSDQKPSTDNGLPAPFEALPENLQYLKSQANRLAASKNYTVLYHNSWFHPVLPEKEASPVEIIGGHQYGSINELHGLIKIHISRYLHVETNLYLTDVALSNSPFDLLTGTDSNSSLPAGSLQDQLEPFGGLALFSSPDNKVSPVNGQKNQYYVATSSAHMDMKRRMRSKELYYFDNPKFGMLIYFVPMEDIPQATAITP; encoded by the coding sequence ATGAAGCGATTGATTTTCAGCACAGGATTATGCCTGCTGAGCCTTCATTCACTCGCCACCGAGCCGCGCTGGTACGAGGTAAGTCTGCTAATATTCAGCAATAATATAGCCAGCGAACAGAACCCCGAAACCTGGCCAACTTATCCATTGCTGGATATTCCTGAAAATGCCATCCAGATTGTCGACCCGGCAGATGACAACAGTGACCAGAAACCATCTACAGATAATGGGCTTCCAGCTCCATTTGAAGCACTACCCGAAAATCTTCAGTATCTGAAAAGTCAGGCAAACAGGCTCGCAGCCAGCAAGAACTATACTGTGCTATACCACAACAGCTGGTTCCATCCGGTTTTACCTGAAAAAGAAGCTTCTCCGGTGGAAATCATCGGAGGTCATCAGTATGGCAGCATTAACGAGTTACACGGGTTAATTAAGATTCATATCAGCCGCTACTTACATGTAGAGACAAACCTGTATTTAACAGATGTTGCGCTCAGCAATTCCCCTTTCGACCTTCTTACTGGAACTGATAGCAACTCAAGCCTTCCAGCAGGTTCATTGCAGGACCAACTGGAGCCCTTCGGAGGCTTGGCACTATTTTCTTCTCCAGACAACAAAGTCTCGCCCGTAAACGGCCAGAAGAACCAATATTATGTCGCTACAAGTAGCGCTCATATGGATATGAAGCGGCGAATGCGCTCCAAAGAACTGTATTATTTTGATAATCCCAAGTTTGGAATGCTGATTTATTTTGTCCCTATGGAAGATATACCACAGGCCACAGCGATCACCCCATGA
- the mfd gene encoding transcription-repair coupling factor, which produces MNLTKFIPTKAGDQKLLGALAGGGMGFAVAQLCQQSEQLTVVITQSSVSASTIVAETRFYSGDQIEILSLPDWETLPYDNFSPHQDIISQRLKTLTTLASLRQGLLVVPISTIMHRLAPASYLQSRSIQLHTGAEFNIDLFRKRLDNAGYRNVATVFEHGEYSVRGSIMDVFPMGTDLPIRIDLFDQEIDTLRTFDPDTQRSIEQIEKVELLPAKEFPLTDEAIAQFRQNFRATFDVPLKSCPIYQDISDGLIPAGIEYYLPLFYDQLSSVFDYLPEDTLVITESGLESSMDHFWQEISNRYENRRHDLSRPILPPQQIFIAKEELFRRLKSFPRISLTEHPLEEKAGRLNLSLAAPSEYPIDSRAQNPLNALEAFLMETSHRVLFCAESHGRKESLLDLLKTIRLSPTELDSWSSFISTGDRHAIVVAPLERGLVLPDAGITVITESQLFGQSMVTQRRRRKQSQEAAENVVKNLTELKIDAPVVHIDHGIGRYRGLETIEVDGQKDEFLTLEYADKAKLYVPVTSLHLISRYSGTDMEYAPLSKLGTDRWSQAKRKAAEKIRDTAAELLEIYAQREAKKGHAFTFEEADYRRFAADFPFEETPDQQSAIEAVLNDMRQDRPMDRLICGDVGFGKTEVAMRAAFVAAMSGKQVAVLVPTTLLAQQHYENIRDRLADWPIKIESLSRFKTGKESTKVIEGLENGSVDIVVGTHKLLGSQIKFERLGLLVVDEEHRFGVQQKEKVKALRSNVDILTMTATPIPRTLNMSMASIRDLSIIATPPARRLSVKTFVRQTDDALKKEAILREILRGGQVYYLHNEVKDIEKCAADIQSLVPEARVAVGHGQMSERQLERVMSDFYHKRFNVLVCTTIIETGIDIPSANTIIIDRADKFGLAQLHQLRGRVGRSHHQAYAYLLTPPPKTMTKDALKRLDAISEADDLGAGFTLATHDLEIRGAGELLGEEQSGHMETIGYSLYMEMLDRAVKAIRSGKTPDLENPLDHGAEINLHIPAIIPDDYIPDVNTRLTLYKRIASTTDEQIVRELQVEMIDRFGLLPDPVKNLFRQTLLRLKVEQLGINKIDAGEAGGTIHFSADTTIEPYAIVRMVQAMPHKFKLSRADQLKFMIESSTAEERFGTIGDILKMLTRDPNKL; this is translated from the coding sequence ATGAATCTAACTAAGTTCATCCCCACCAAAGCCGGTGATCAGAAACTTCTGGGCGCTCTGGCTGGTGGAGGAATGGGGTTTGCTGTCGCCCAACTCTGTCAACAATCCGAGCAATTGACGGTTGTGATTACTCAGTCATCCGTCTCAGCCAGCACAATCGTTGCTGAAACACGCTTTTATTCCGGTGACCAGATCGAAATACTAAGCTTACCGGATTGGGAAACGCTTCCTTACGATAATTTTTCCCCTCATCAGGATATTATCAGTCAACGATTAAAAACCCTGACGACATTAGCTTCTTTACGACAAGGATTGTTGGTTGTTCCCATATCTACAATCATGCACCGTCTGGCACCGGCCTCTTATTTACAGAGCCGCAGCATCCAACTTCATACAGGCGCAGAGTTTAATATCGATTTATTCCGCAAAAGACTCGACAACGCCGGATACCGAAACGTAGCAACAGTTTTTGAACATGGAGAATACTCAGTCCGTGGCTCCATCATGGATGTATTTCCAATGGGCACTGATCTACCAATCCGCATCGATCTATTTGATCAGGAAATCGATACACTCAGGACGTTCGATCCCGATACGCAGCGAAGTATAGAGCAAATCGAAAAAGTTGAACTGCTGCCGGCAAAAGAGTTCCCTCTTACTGACGAAGCCATTGCTCAATTTCGACAAAACTTCAGAGCAACCTTTGACGTACCATTAAAAAGCTGCCCCATCTATCAAGACATATCCGATGGCCTCATACCGGCAGGCATTGAATACTACCTCCCGCTGTTTTATGACCAGTTAAGCAGCGTATTTGATTACCTGCCTGAAGACACACTGGTCATTACAGAATCAGGTCTTGAAAGCAGCATGGATCATTTCTGGCAGGAAATAAGTAATCGCTATGAAAACCGCCGCCATGATCTAAGTCGACCGATTCTGCCGCCACAACAGATTTTTATTGCCAAAGAAGAGCTGTTCCGGCGCCTTAAGTCGTTTCCGCGCATTTCACTGACAGAGCATCCCCTGGAAGAAAAAGCGGGACGTCTGAATTTATCTCTGGCGGCTCCTTCGGAGTATCCAATCGACTCCCGGGCGCAAAATCCTTTAAATGCGCTGGAAGCATTTTTAATGGAAACCTCTCACCGTGTGCTGTTCTGTGCAGAGAGCCATGGTCGCAAGGAAAGCCTGCTGGATTTACTTAAAACCATTCGCCTGAGTCCGACAGAACTCGACAGCTGGAGCAGCTTTATATCCACCGGGGATCGACATGCAATCGTTGTTGCGCCACTGGAACGGGGTCTGGTACTTCCGGATGCAGGTATTACTGTCATTACGGAGTCACAGTTATTTGGCCAGAGCATGGTCACCCAGCGAAGACGACGAAAGCAATCCCAGGAAGCCGCCGAAAACGTCGTCAAAAACCTAACCGAACTGAAAATTGACGCACCAGTCGTACATATTGACCATGGTATCGGTCGCTATCGGGGCCTGGAAACCATCGAAGTCGATGGCCAAAAAGACGAGTTTCTAACCCTTGAGTATGCCGACAAAGCCAAATTATATGTTCCAGTAACCAGTTTGCATTTGATTTCCCGATACTCTGGCACGGACATGGAGTACGCCCCACTCAGCAAACTGGGCACCGATCGCTGGAGTCAAGCCAAACGTAAAGCGGCAGAAAAAATTCGTGATACTGCTGCCGAGTTACTGGAAATATATGCTCAACGCGAAGCCAAAAAAGGTCATGCTTTCACCTTTGAAGAAGCTGACTATCGGCGTTTTGCCGCAGATTTCCCATTTGAGGAAACCCCCGACCAACAATCGGCGATTGAAGCAGTATTAAACGATATGCGACAGGACCGCCCTATGGACCGGCTAATCTGCGGCGATGTTGGTTTTGGTAAGACAGAGGTTGCCATGCGCGCTGCCTTCGTTGCCGCCATGTCAGGCAAACAAGTAGCCGTGCTGGTTCCGACAACGTTATTGGCTCAGCAACACTATGAAAACATCCGCGATCGACTGGCAGACTGGCCCATAAAAATTGAAAGCCTTTCCCGATTCAAAACAGGAAAAGAGAGCACCAAAGTTATCGAAGGACTTGAAAACGGGTCTGTAGATATCGTGGTCGGCACCCACAAATTACTCGGCTCTCAAATTAAGTTTGAACGCCTTGGCTTATTGGTTGTAGACGAAGAGCATCGCTTTGGGGTTCAACAGAAAGAGAAAGTAAAAGCCCTAAGATCGAATGTCGATATCCTCACAATGACAGCCACACCTATTCCAAGAACCCTTAATATGTCGATGGCGAGCATTCGAGATCTATCAATTATCGCCACACCACCGGCACGTCGATTGTCAGTTAAGACTTTCGTCAGACAAACTGACGACGCACTTAAAAAAGAAGCCATCCTGAGGGAAATTTTGCGCGGCGGCCAGGTTTATTATCTACATAACGAAGTCAAAGATATTGAGAAGTGCGCCGCAGATATCCAAAGCCTGGTACCTGAGGCCAGAGTCGCTGTAGGCCATGGGCAAATGAGCGAACGCCAGCTTGAAAGGGTGATGTCAGATTTTTATCACAAACGCTTTAATGTACTCGTTTGTACCACAATCATCGAAACAGGTATCGACATTCCATCAGCCAACACCATTATCATTGATCGTGCGGATAAATTTGGTTTAGCCCAACTGCATCAGCTTCGTGGACGAGTTGGTCGATCCCATCACCAGGCATACGCTTATTTACTGACTCCGCCCCCCAAAACCATGACCAAGGACGCCCTGAAACGGCTGGATGCCATTTCGGAAGCTGATGATCTGGGTGCCGGTTTTACATTGGCAACCCATGATCTGGAGATACGTGGCGCCGGAGAACTTCTGGGTGAAGAGCAGAGCGGACACATGGAGACCATCGGCTACAGTCTCTATATGGAAATGCTGGACCGGGCAGTCAAAGCCATACGTAGCGGCAAAACACCCGACTTAGAGAACCCCTTGGATCATGGTGCAGAAATAAACCTGCACATTCCGGCGATTATCCCGGATGACTATATTCCAGACGTCAATACTCGCCTGACACTCTATAAGCGCATCGCCAGCACAACCGATGAGCAAATCGTACGGGAGCTGCAGGTAGAAATGATCGACCGCTTTGGTTTGCTGCCCGATCCCGTCAAAAACCTGTTCAGACAGACATTATTACGACTAAAAGTAGAACAACTTGGTATCAACAAAATTGATGCTGGGGAGGCAGGAGGAACCATACATTTCTCAGCAGACACCACTATAGAACCATATGCAATCGTTAGGATGGTCCAGGCAATGCCCCACAAATTCAAACTGAGCAGAGCCGACCAGCTAAAGTTCATGATAGAGTCTTCGACAGCCGAAGAACGTTTTGGCACTATTGGAGACATTCTTAAAATGCTAACCAGAGACCCCAATAAATTATGA